CAGACTCTCAGAACATCCTGGAACTGATCATCACGGcatacaaagtaaataaacagCCTTGGTGATGTGGATGTGCATTGCTACGTAATAAGCCAGAAAACACCTGCCATCGTGAAAGCCCTAAAAGCTGTAGCTGTGTTATTATGATCAGGTTATTTGTCAAACTTTGTTGAACTTGAGCCCCACATACATATCAAAAAGAGCACACGAGTTCACCTTCTATACATCATCATTTTTTTATGACAGACAACAGCCTACGCTTGCTAAACTCTTTCATTCTTTCCTCTGTTACATCTCTGCGTCTGCAACCCAGTTTTGCACCAGCATGTTCGAAAGCAAGTTTCTGCTTGTCCTGGCTGTTTGATCTCCTCGCCCCTCTGACTCTGACTTGCTCTTTCTTCCCCACTCCTCCTCTCTTATGTATGCTGTGTCGTTATTTTAAATCTCCCCTGGCGGTGATGACTGGTGGTGGTGCACAATCCTCTAATTACGAGTTTTGGATCCACCTTTGTTGAGGTTGTTGTTGCTGAGTGTCTTAGCACAATTGCTAACCTACAGGAAGTGAACCCGCTGTTAGAACCCAGACAGTCTGACGCAGAGTTCATTTGTCATTCAAACAGTCATTTCTTTAGCTGAGGTTAGCTGTCATTCTTTTCTTAGGTGCTTTGTATAACCAAACACACCTGGGATGATGACTcacaaaaaacacagaatgaGGCTGGAGGTTCCAAACTGTGAACACCTCACAGGTCACTGCAGGGTGAAAAGATAATTACACTTGCAGCTCTGAAAATCCCGTTTCATGATAACGAAAGTCACTACATCACAGTTTATAAGTCTGGCTGTTTTAGAGAGCAAACTTTGTATTCACTTTGTATTGCTTTTCCATACAGTCTGTTTATGATATACAGAACACAAACTGTTTTCCAGGAGCTGCGTTCAGAGATTGAGCTTGAGGCCCTTGGAGACACAGAGGATTTGGAGATGTCCTTCACAACCGTTTGCCCAAATGGGACTGTCTTTCCCGATCTAAAACGCTGCTTCAACATCACACCGGGAGAGACGGTCAGTCTTCTGAAGCTTCTGCTTCGCTTTGCCCcttttgttgtgtttgtagTGTGCCTTTTATACAGGCCAGTACAGTTCAAAGTACTGTAGAGGTGACTCGTAAACTAATGATATGGATAAGATAGGATAAGACTGGAACATCTTagagagcaaaaacaaaaacggCAGAATCGGGAGGTTAAAATCTGAATTGGTGAAAATTATGATTGAAAAGAATATAAAtagtcaaaaataataaaaacaacatgCTTCCAGGAGTTAGATCTTATAGATAAGCTATTCTAAAGCTTTAAAACATAAACACTAAAAGCTGCCTCGCCAGATCAAGCAAATGGTTGATGGCAAAGACCCTGATTCAGACATTAAAGGCATTTATTCTGAAatcagaaagagaaaaaaggctCAACTAATACAATAATGTAAATAGTGGTAATATGTGTTTGCCTTCTGATCTTCATCCGTGCTTGGGCAACAGAGTTGTGGATCAGTTGGGCCTCAGATAACAGTTACTTTAGTCAATCCTTCaagttttcaaactttttttcttctgagcCTCAGCATGTATAATAAATAGTTTTTAAGAAATAAAATGGCATCGCTGTCCTGTGTGAGATCAGCAGACATCACCATATAAAGTGTGTAAACTCTTTATTTTATCTAGAGCTGCAATTAGTTTACTAATCAGCTATATATTTGAAAGATATTCAGTAAATGATAATTGATAAGTTCCTTCAGTTATTTTTCAAGCCagactttttttcctgttctaaCTTGTCAGATATCAGGATTTCAGTGTTCTTCAGTCCTCTACCAGCGACTGCTGAAGTGTTGTTTACCGCTGGGATGTCTGCTTTCTTCTCCTGAATATGGTACCTCGTTGGTAACCTGGAAGAATTTCTTTCACGAATGTCCACTTGGATAAACTAACTGACTACATTTTGACAGTCAAGCCAAAATTCAGGAATTCATAAGCCAATTATGACAAATTAATCCAGAAATGTCTAACAGGATAGAATTATAAAGTGATGGCGACAGTCAAATGACAGACTGGCAAAGGCATTCATTGTAATTACTAATATCTTATTTATGTTAGAACTATTATTAATATGTTATTATTCCTttttaaatatgaaataaaaaatttCAATTTTTACATGCAAAAGAAGAATTTTGGGGACTTTTGGCTGCCGGAAAATTTGGTTATTTTCTTTCCACTTATAGACGATAGAAagaacaaatgaaaacaaaatgaagaagatgctctttttcttttgatcAAACAGACCATTGAGCTTTGAGAAGTTGACAGTGCACAGAAAGAGCTGTGGAAGAGTTTTCATCGGGATATTGTtgaactgaaaaagaaattaagTGGGCATTTATCAGTTCTGAAAAATAGTTATCTGTGGCAGCCCAAGGTTTGTACTTGGTGTAACTAGATTGActtaaaagataaaaactggaaattggggggggggcactCAACTAATTACTTTGCAGAGGGGTTTATTCCATAAAAGCTGGGTCATGGCTAAAAAGCTTGACTTTTTCAGGTGACTAAACAAGTCACCTAAAGATCAGGACACAACATCGATTTTTGCAAATTTTTGTTTTAACGAGGAGCGTATAGTGAAAAGAATTTGCTGGAGAACTTTTCAAAGGTGGGTTCATACACGTTAGATTTTAGGATTCATGGCTTCTGGATATTTCATGTGGGATTGTTTTAAAACACTGCACACAGCTCATGTTCTTCTAAAAGAGGGAACATATCAGTCATTCCATCATAGTGGCAGATTTACTCACTTTCCACAACGGTGAAGCTTTACAACATTAAGACCCCAATGGAAACACTTACTGGGATCAGTGTTAGTTTTGTACCTAGTTTCATGGAACCTCTTCTTTGCTCTGCAGGTAGTATTTAATGTATCCGTGGGCCTTTCGGGATGCCTGTCAGGAGTCCGGCACTTCTCCCTCAAACCGGTGGGCTTACAGGACGTCTTGGAGGTGGAACTGGAGTCTGTTTGCTCGTGTGACTGCGAGCAGCCTCTTCCAGGAAACAGTAGCCAGTGCACTGAGAGCCAGGGAACTTTCCAGTGTGGCGTGTGCGTGTGTCATCCGGGCTTTCTGGGAGCTCAGTGTGAATGCAATGAGGAGAGCGCTTTGTTGAGTAACTGCCTCGCGACCAATGACTCTGAGATATGCAACGGTCAGGGTCATTGTTATTGTGGGCAGTGTGTGTGTCATGCATCCAACTTTGGCCGCATCTATGGACCAAACTGCGAGTGTGACAATTACTCCTGTGTTCGCTTCCGTGGGGAGCTCTGCGGAGGTGAGTAATCACATTTGAATGTTGCCACTTATTCACGTTGTTTTGTCATGGGCATGTTTCTTAAAGGATTTTATGTTTGTAGGTCATGGAGTGTGTGACTGCGGGGAGTGTCACTGCGATAGCGGCTGGACGGGGGAGTATTGCAACTGCAGCACCAGCAGTGAGACGTGCATGTCGGAGGATGGCGTGCTCTGCAGTGGCAGGGGGAAATGCAAATGTGGCCAGTGTGTCTGTTCTGTTCCTGGAGCATCTGGGGACAAGTGTGAGAAGTGCCCAACATGTGGAGATACCTGTAGCACTGCAAGGTGAGGAATCACTTGAATGCCATCTCTTTTTTATCTGAATATGGATGTAATGGAGTGGACTTTTCAGCTTTCCTATTATGTttcaccctgcctctcgcccaatgggagctgggataggctccagagtTGGATTCagtaggtatagaaaatggatggatgttctgATTGCTATTGCCTTACCTAAGAGATATAAGATGATTTTCCTTATGCCACATGATCTGTCTGTTCTTTTAAGTTCAGGGATATCAGGTTCTGGTCCCCTTGTTCACACGTGTCTACACCTTCTATGTAACATCAAAAGAAACTAATGTCCCAAGCAAAGTACTAAAAGATTTCCTTTCTCCATTGTAAAGCAGCTGTCAGGGCTGGTGCCATTTGATACCAGTGTTACAGGTGAGAGTGGTGATAGCGAGTGAGTGAAGCCTTGGGAAAACGCTGATAAGTGACCAACAGTGGGACTCCTTTTTGGGCTTTGGGCCCCGTGTCAGTGATTGCAGCCCCATTAAACTTTGGATACCTGGGGTTATTCTATTATCTCTTAGATGAATCTGACCTTTTGTCTTTCTGTGTTTTAACAACAGGGCCTGTGTAGAGTGCCATCTGCAGGAGATGGATGATTCTGGGTTGTGTGATCAAAAGTGTAGCATTGCCAAAATATCCGTCAACAGAACAGCAGGTAAGGCTGGGTGAATGGTGCGGCATGTTCATACGACCTGTTTGGGCTGCTGCAATAAATCTTTCCATTCATATAATCAGCCTACAATTTCCTATAAtcaggaatttttttttattattattatctgatTGGAGATTTATGCATATGCGTATTCGGCACACTCAGTCTGCATGGTTATTTGGGCTGCACATGATCGACCACAGAGACACTCTGTGGACCCTTGCAGACTGGTGAGAATGAGTATATTTACATCACACCAGCCTTGGGCACCAGCTAATGTGGGAACCTTGAAAACCCTCTAAAGGTCTCTCTACTCTGCCTGAGGAGCATCATTGCTGCTTCAGTATCAGCTTTCGAAACGATGATATCATATATTAAAAGGGTCCCATAAAATCGTGACGTTCCCTGTTCTGTCACAGCTGTGGAACTTTTGTTGCATGTTCCTCTTCATCTCTTTCTCTCATTCATTCACAAACACCCATACACCTACATACACTGCATCTCCCAATGTCACCATATAATAAAGACCAAAACCTTGCTTGCGCTTTCTTGCTCTCAGATCTTCATTGGAGTGATTGGCATAACGTCCCCTTTTGGTTCCTGGgatatttcattttaatttaccCATCATTACCTATGAGAACAGAACATGAAAATAAAGTTCAGAAAGTTCCTGAAACCTTTCGAAAACCTGATGCTCTATTccaatttattttttctgtcagaaattttgttttttttcaaagtatGAAGGATCTGTATAAAATCTATACATTTTTCTGTGCATATGAAATTAATCTATCCTCCAAAGAGGTTTCAAAGAAAGCTAAATAATACTCCTTGAAAGCCACACCCATCTAAACACCTTAAAGTGGGAATGGTCGTGAACTCTTAAAATGGGACCGAATGACTTCTTAAAACTTTAAAGATACTTCACAGAACCAAAAACCCATATTTTATGAAAATGTAACTCATTAAGCACAAGGCCATGCTCATTCCTAAAATATTTCTTTGGAGTAGAGGTTTAAGTTTGGGGAGTGTGCATGGGATGACCCAACTGTTTGTCTTTCTTGTTGATACAATCTTGATAATGCCTTGGCATCCAAACTTGAATGTTAGACTTATCTTGGAAGAGACTTACAAGGAAACTTTTAATAAACGGTCTTTGGTTGCAACTGTCACCATGACATGATGACTTAAGAATGATGGCAAACCTCTCAATATCACTCTGAGCAACTGCCAAAGAAGAGATGAAGCAGGTTTCAAGTCCATGCAAGTCGACTTTCATTAGTGACAAATGTCGGCTCAAATTAGTGGAGGGGAGTCACTAAAAAAGCTTGACATTTACATTTGAAGATCAGCCTAGAGAAAAATGTGTTTAGGCTATGTGTTTTtaataaactgaaatgaaagTTTTGTATGAGAAGAAACCTTTTTGTCAACATCATTAGCCATATACATATTtgcacatgctttttttttttttttaaacgatcACTAACTAAAACGTGCAGTAAATGCTTGTTATCACTAGAATTTGTTCTCAGCTCAGTTTGTGATATCTGTATCATCACGCTAAGTTTCAGCGTGGGTCAGCGATTTAGAGGAATGCCGACCTTGATCGACTCGAGTGTCTCTCTGAAGTCTGCGCCCTCCTCTCTAACACAACACCATCCATGTCTTTTCGGGTAGCGCGGGACAATGGGGAACATATTATTTACCTTGTTGTACAGGCAGAGCTATTGTAGTGCATGTGAATAGCCAGAGGACCTGGTCTTCCTTCCATAGAATAGTTCATTTTAAAACCGCTGTACTTGTGCAAGCTGAGAAGTATATCTGATTATCAGGGAGGATTTTCAGACTTTGTGTGGTCCGCACACATGGGCACACAACAGATTGTAGACTTTGATATGGAAATCACACTGACAGCACAACAGAAGAGAGTATATCCTTTTACATTCAAGTGCAATTacaaaagggaagatgataTATTTACAATCGCTTCACTCCTTCCTATGAATGTGTATGTTCTCATTGCTTTTCAGATTATGACAAGAGCCTTTCTAAGGTGTGCACGCTAATGATGGAAAATGACTGCTGGGTGTCTTTTGGTTTGGTTGAAGATGAGACGTGGGCCACTGCCTACAATCTTCATGTGTACGGTAAGCTTTTCAACACAAGAAGCAGataaaaccaaacattttacaaTGCTGGGACAAGACTCGTGACGTCCTCTGTTCCTTTCTCAGGATGCCCAGAGTCCCCCAACATCCCCATGATTATTCTGGGGGTCTCCCTCTCTGTCGTGTGTATCGGCCTGATCTTGATTGCTGTGTGGAAGATGCTGGTATCAGTCCATGACCGGAAAGAGGTGGCCAggtttgaagcagagagggcaAAAGCAAAATGGCAGACGGTAAGACCCTGAtatgaaagaaaaatgaaggTTGCCAATAGTCTTTGGtttcttattttcaggaaaaaagCTTTGCTTTCTGTGACACGGGCCTTAAATAGTTGTCAAAAAACAGGCTGACATACATTTAACAGTAGTAAAGCCATATGATATGATAGACATCAAATACATTTGTAAAAGAAATGTTGGAACtggagaaaaataagaaaacataAAGACCAGAAAGGAAAATAAGAAGTCAAAAGGCAAGTCATGATCAGGTGCTCTCAAAGCTGGCACTGCAGACTTCCCCTCAGACCAAATTAAGACACAATTACCCCTCAGCAACCCTATTACCCAGACACACACCCTGTCTAATGGCTCAGGGCTTTTTGTTGAAGTGAACGTTTGTGTACCAATTGGGATTTTGGTGTtgatttttttgtgcaaattgCATATATCTGGTCTGAATGTTAATGATCTCTCTTCACCTTCTTTACAAAATGCAGTCTCAACATCAACATGtcacaaatagaaaaaaaatatggaTATTCAATCATTTGTTTATTAACTGAGGCACATTTACTTGAGCAGATTTAATTCCATTTTACACAGGTCAAAAACCACACTAACACCCAGTAAGACCTTACTTAAGTATTTAATCAGCATTCAGTCCGGCATCAAATGCCTCTGCAGAAGCCATGGGTATTTAATGGCTCTGCCTCTGATTAGCATTGACAGGAAAACAACACCCATGTGCAAACACAAATATTGTATGAGGGTGCTCAAGTTGTGACAATGGACATAGCATATTTTTCCTCAACAGAAAAACTTGTCAAAATTGTATAAAATCTCACACGGAGTTCCTGAAAATGCACATAGAGCTTGTATGTTTTACAAATCATCCATCATGGCTCTTGTTATCTCATGTGGATATCAACCTACACAAAAAAGCAGCCTAAAGATACGTTGCCATCGCCCATTTCATGGATTGTGACTTTACTACTGATTGGAGATGTGAACATACTGATTacaaattttcttttaaatttttcCGGGGTTGAAATGATCGATTAAAGCTGCTCAACGTACGTAATCGTCGTCATTATAGTTGTTTATTAGAATGTTTTTGTATCTGAAAAATATTCACTGGAgcattttgactttttttttgttttgttttgttttgttcacaatGTGTGATAAAAAGGGCTGAGATGACGGGAACCACAGGTAAACTGGTGACATCAGATTTGACCAACAGGACTAACACACCTTTAGTTTGATAGTTTCATGGAGATTGTTAATTGTAACAACGACACAGAATATCTGGGCTCTCGTtttatttgtgaaaatgttttgataattttcttccatttgtgtttttcttttcagggGACCAACCCTCTGTTCAGAAGCTCAACGTCTAcgtttaaaaatgtaacttaTAGGAACACGCACAGAGAAAGGACAATTACAATGAATCACTACTAATGATTGACTGGAGACTGCAATGCAAACCATCATCTGAGTGCACTTGAGtgggtgtgtctgtgtgggtgcGAGACAGAAGAAATTTTGTACTAAAATTATTTTGTATAAGTCTCTGTGTTCTTTCAGAGACATTTCAACACTGTGGACGACACTGTGAAGAGAGAATCCGACTTGATGAATTTACTGCTGTAAAAGTGCACTGCTGAGGTTTTACTGTAAAAACACTGAACGTCACAATTGCACGAAGCAAAACAAGTGCTTGTGTACTGTGACATGCAGTTTGGAAGAGAGGAGTCTACATTGAGTGGTTGACtactgaaaaataaaactttgttttgttcaaaTTTGTGTAAATACCCAGCtgtaaaatatgttttttttttttttttaaaaagatattgtttGCTGTTTCATTGCGAAGCAAGGCTGAGCCTTTAATGTAAATAACTTTTGTtgtgttgagtttttttttgtagcacATGTGAcacaaataaagtaaaatattgaCCTATCGTAAAATGATCTGTGTGATTTCAGGGTTGGATATGGACATATGTTGCACCGCATATTGGTCAGATCGGTAGGACTTGACTGCAACAAAGCTGATTAGTGGCATCCCTTTGTTCTCTTGTTTCATTGTAAGGTTGAAAAAGTGAATTTCATTGTAAGTaagtaaaatttatttatatagcacctttctcaGAAAGcagtcacaaagtgcttcacaggaAGGGTATCAGTAAGTACAAAATGGACATTTAAAACTATATTACAGCAACCTACAGTCAATATCAGTCTTAGCAGCCCATGGACCGTGGGGCTAGAATGCTTGTTTAAAAAAGAATGTCTTAAGTTGGTTTTTAAAAGCATCAACAGAGTCAAGTGATCGCAAGTAAAGTGGTAATTCATTCCACATTCTTGGTCCAACAGCTTGGAAAGATCTGTCTCCTCGGGTCCTAAAGCGAGTGCGAGGGACCATCAATAGATATTGCTCAGAGGATCTCAAGCTACGAGCTGAATTATAAGGCTGGATCTAATCACAAGTATAGGGAGGGGCCTGTCCATGCAAAACTCTGAATGTTAAAACCAAAAGTTCTTAGCTGGAGATGTTACGCAGCTGGAAAAAGCAGGTCTTTAGGACCTGTTTTGTGGGATATTCTAGAGACATGGCTTCATTCAAAATGACTCCTAAATTTCTCAGGCTAGTTTTGGATGTCTGGCTGAGGCTGCCTAAGTGCTGTTTGATGGCAGGAATATCACTATCTGGGGCAATGAGGAGGGTCTCAGTTTTGTTTGAGTTTAACTTTAAACAATTATCACTCAaccattgttttatttgtgataAACAGTTGGTCAGGGAGCTTAATTTATGGGTCTCAGATATCTTAAAAGAACAATATAATTGGATGTCGTCCCCAAACAGATGATAAGAGACATCAGCAAACTGTTGTATAATCCTCCCCAAGGGGAGCATGTACAGCGAAATTGGAATTGGTCCCAGGACAGAACCTTGTGAGATGAACAGAAAGATTGTAAAGAAAATTGTACCAGATGAGGTTGGTCCTGCAATTTTCCATCTTCCcggggcctttttttttttttttatgttttaaggaTTTAGGAGTAaaatctgaaagaaaaagaaaaaaaggagccATTTccagggatttaaaaaaaagaattttttttaacaaaaagccAGATCTGTACTTAGTTAAactttaagatatttttttcaGTGATTTCACTCAACAACTTACTGTATTCAGAAAGATTCAAGTAATATAGACTTTGAAGCAAGCTACACAAGGGTGAGGACAGAAAAGTTCATAGAAAATACTGCTAACAGCATTCTGAAAGATTCTACCATCAGCGGGTTAACTGGTATCAGGTGAGAGTGTCGACATTGGGTATAAAAGAAGCCTCCTCCAAAGGCttaagcagaaaacaaacaagcgGCCTTCTGCTGCAGCACATCCCATGACTCACGTCCATTGCCGCCACTCGCACCGGTAGGAAGTGTTACAATGTAGACAACATGAGTGGCCACACAGATTCCCAATCATAGGCTGCAGTTTTGTAAATATACTCTGAAAAATTTGTATTTTGATAAGTGATGATATGCAGGTGGCATAGTTTAGATGAGTTTAAACTTTAAAGCACATAATTACATTAACATTTACATAAACGATTTGTATTACACATAAAATATAGAGTAGAGTAGAGAGTAccatttattaatcccgaaggaaattaaggtgtcCAGTAGCATATACACAAggcacatatacacatataaacatatacacaaGGCACTATACACAACAATGCACATATAACAGCCATATAACTCTTCCATAACTCTTCCAAAAGGcagatctcacacacacacataccacaAAGAAGGTTTTCAGCCACACTGAGACATTAGTTCAAACTTTTGTGCGGAAAAACACTGATTTAACTTGGTGACTTACCTGAGGAGGAATATTTCTGATGGGATTTAATGACAGGATCGTGGGTTGTATAGAgccaggaaaaaagaaaaaaaaactgccaaagCACCATAGAAGAAGAGCTACTGTGGGACAGGAGACAGGATGTGCTTTTCTTGGGGGGGATATAATACACAATGATAAGAGCAACTGTTTTGACCCATATTGTTCAGCGCCGATAAGTTCTGACCTTTGGTCTTTCCAAACAAAGATGGGTTGTTGCTCACCACTTTGTGCCAAACTCCATCAAAGAGTCACTG
This Odontesthes bonariensis isolate fOdoBon6 chromosome 1, fOdoBon6.hap1, whole genome shotgun sequence DNA region includes the following protein-coding sequences:
- the itgb6 gene encoding integrin beta-6, producing the protein MGLLLLSLILRYWINTVEGSCSTDSAVTCDECLHLSPHCAWCTQENFTDWFSVSERCDTLDSLLEKGCARRHVEFPISKSQILQNRPLGKKTSNPDSTQISPQKMALKLRPGSEVTFQVKVQHTEDYPVDVYYLMDLSASMIDDLERIKDLGSSLSKEMANLTSKFRMGFGSFVEKPVLPFIKIIEKELTNPCSDVGLTCQPTFGYKHVLSLTSRTDRFNEIIANQRVSANLDELECGFDAVMQAAVCGDKIGWRNDSMRLLVFVSDADSHVGMDSKMAGIVIPNDGQCHLDVNNEYSMSTKQEYPTLGQLIDKVVENNILLIFAVTENQIDNYKNYANLIPGATVGVLASDSQNILELIITAYKELRSEIELEALGDTEDLEMSFTTVCPNGTVFPDLKRCFNITPGETVVFNVSVGLSGCLSGVRHFSLKPVGLQDVLEVELESVCSCDCEQPLPGNSSQCTESQGTFQCGVCVCHPGFLGAQCECNEESALLSNCLATNDSEICNGQGHCYCGQCVCHASNFGRIYGPNCECDNYSCVRFRGELCGGHGVCDCGECHCDSGWTGEYCNCSTSSETCMSEDGVLCSGRGKCKCGQCVCSVPGASGDKCEKCPTCGDTCSTARACVECHLQEMDDSGLCDQKCSIAKISVNRTADYDKSLSKVCTLMMENDCWVSFGLVEDETWATAYNLHVYGCPESPNIPMIILGVSLSVVCIGLILIAVWKMLVSVHDRKEVARFEAERAKAKWQTGTNPLFRSSTSTFKNVTYRNTHRERTITMNHY